DNA from Desulfuromonas thiophila:
CGTTATGTCTATCATCACCAGTTTCTCGCCAGCGGTGTCGATCTGACGCCCGCCACCCTGGGATTTCTGCCTGCCCACGCGCTGGCGCGCATCTCCGAGCGGTTCAATCAGGCCCAGAAAAGCGGTCTGCTGTTCAACAACGTCTCGGCCATGCCGCGCAATCCGGCCAACCAGGCCGATCCCGCCGAACAGCAGCTGATCGATTATTTCCGCCATCATCCGCAGCAGACCGAATACTTTGAACGGGTCGATGGGGCAAACTCATATTTTCAGTATGCCGCCCCCATCTGGGTGGAGGATTATTGTCTGGAATGTCATGGGGAAGCGGCTCTGGCGCCACCGACCATCCGGTCGCGCTACAGCAGCGGTTTCGGTTATCGGGTGGGCGATTTGCGCGGCATTATCAGTGTGCGGGTGCCCAGCCGGCTGACTGCCCAGTTTGTCCGGGCCTATCTGCACCAGACCCTGCCACTGGCGTTGCTCAGTGGCCTGTTGCTGTTCGCCTTTCTGGCGCTGGTGCTCAATCGCCTGGTGCTGCGCCGGCTTGGCAGTCTGCTGGGAGTGACCAGGGCCCTGCGTGAAGGGGACTACCAGCAGCGCAGCCGCATGACGGAACAGCAGGGGTGCGACGAGATCGATCGTCTGGGCGCCGATATCGACCGCATGGCCAGTGCCATTGGCGAACGCGAGGCCGCCCTGCGGGCCGTGGCCCAGCGACTGGCGCGAGGCCAGCGTATGGCCCGCCTGGCCTATTGGGATTACAGCGCCACCGCCGGGTTGCGGGTGTCGCCCCAAATGCTGGCCCTGTTCGGTTTGCAATGCTGGCCAGACGATGACCTGGCGGCACTGCCGGGCAGTCAGCGGCGGGTGAGCCTGCGGCGTTTGTTGCGGGTCGTCCGACCGGCGGAGCGACAGCGGTTGTATCACCATCTGCGCCAAGCGCGTTTCTCTGGCACCTTTACCGCCATTGAGCTGCCGCTGGAGCTGGCCGGGGCCGCGCCGCGGCAGGTTCGAATCGATGCTGAGGTCGGTGGGGGGGAAACGGCTGATCTGGCCTTGGCGGCTCTTCACCTCAGTGGCACGGCTCAGGATGTCAGTGAGGTTTTCCGGGCACAGCAGCGGATTCGGGAACTTCATGCCGCCCTGGAAGAACAGGTAAATCAGCGGATATGCGCCCTGCAGCAGGGCAATCAGCAGCAGCAGGACTTCTGCCTGGCTCTGGCTGAAACCCTGCATCGGCCCCTGGGGGTTCTGTCCCGGCAGCCTGCGGCATCACCAATGGAAGCTGCCGCGGCACTGGCCCGCCTTGAACGGCTGGTGGCGGATCTGCATGACTATCTGGAGCTGGGGCACTGCAGTCTGCATAAGCAGAGTTGCGATCTGACCGCCCTGGTGGAGGAACGGTTGGCCGCCAGCGGTCTGCGTCAACGGGCAGGGCTGCAACTGCGGCTGGCCAGTCTGCCGCCGGCCCAGGCCGATCCGGCGGCGCTGCGCCGCCTGTGGGATGTGTTGTTTACCCTGGTCACCTGGCGTACTGCCACGCAACCCGCGGTGGAGATTCAGATCGGCTCGCGCAGTCTGGAGGGGGAAACCCACTACTATCTGCGCGATAACGGCCCGGCCTGGCCGGCTTCCGGTTGTGAAGAAGCCAGCTTCTTCAAACCCTTTGCCTGCCCAGCGTTGGCCGATCATCCTGCCGCGAGCGGCCTGGAACTGGCCATTGCCTGGCGAATTGTGCAACGCCATGGCGGCCGTCTGTGGTACAGCAATGAGGACCCGCAGGGTGCCAGCTTCGCTTTTACCCTGCCGCTGGGCGCCAATCAACCCGATGTTGTTGCCGTTTCCTGAGGGTTGCCGCACCATCGACGATGCCAAACATTGGAGCCCGCTGGCCAATGCCGCGGGCTCCAATGTTGTTAAGAAAAGGTGCTGATGCGGTTTGTCAGGCGCGTCTGCTGCAGCCCAGTTCGGCGGCCAGGTCGCGCCAGGCCGGCAGGCTGCGTTCGATGACGGCCCGGTCGATGCAATAGGCGATACGGAAGTACCCCGGCGCGCCAAAGCCCTTGCCAGGAACCAGCAGAATGTTATGCTGCTGGGCCTGTTCGACAAAGGCCACATCATCGGCCAAGGGTGAGCGGGGGAAAAGGTAGAAGCCGCCCTGCGGCTTGACCATCGAAAAGCCCAGAGCCGTCAGTTCGTTGTAGAGCAGGTCGCGTTTTTCCTGGTAGGCGGCGATATCGACACTTTCGTGCTGCAGGCCGGCTACCAGCCGTTGCATCAGGGCCGGTGCGTTGACAAAACCGAGCACGCGGTTGCAGAACACGGCCCCGGCGATGAACTGATCAACCTCTTCCATGGCCGGATTGGCGGCGAGATAGCCGATGCGCTCACCTGGCAACGCCAGATCCTTCGAGTGCGAGGTTACCAGAATGGCGTTGCGGATACTGTTGAACACGCAGGGAACCTCAGTGCCGTCGTAGGCCAGGCGGGCATAGGGCTCGTCGGAGATGACATAGAGGGTGCGGTTGAGCTCCTCGCCCTTGCGCTGCAGCAGGGCTTCGAGGGCATCGAGGCTGGTCTGCGGGTAGATGACGCCGGTGGGGTTGTTGGGCGAATTGAGAATGATTGCCTTGGTGTTGGGACCAATGGCCTGCTCGATGGCGGTCAGATCAGGCAGGAAGCTGTCGGCTAGACAGTTGACCACCCGTGGCACACCGCCATGGTTGTCGATATAGAACTTGTATTCAACAAAGTAGGGCGCCAGGATGATCACCTCGTCGCCCGGATTGAGCAGGGTTTTTAAAACCACGTTGAGGGCGCCGCCGGCACCGCAGGTCATGACCACCTGCTCGGCGCTCAGGGGGCGGACGCTGCGCTGGTTGAGAAAATCGGCCACGGCTGCGCGGGTTTCGTCATAGCCGGCGTTGCTCATGTAACGGTGCATCCCTGGCTCGGGCTGGTTGGCCAGTTGGCGCAAGGCTTCATGAAAAGCGGCTGGTGGCTCCACCGCCGGGTTGCCGATGGTGAAATCGAAGACCCTGTCCTCACCCAGACGGGCACGCAGTTGGGCTCCCTGTTCGAACATCTTGCGAATCCAGGATGATTGTTCCAGACACTGACTGACTTTTGCGGCGATGGCCATGGGGAAAAACTCCGCTGTTGAGGCTGACAGAAGATAGCACTTGCAGGCCCGCTGGCTTTGCGGTATTTCACCGGCGCGGGCGTTCGCCAGTGGGCTGCCGACCCGGCCTGCCGGGGAGGTTTTCTCCGGTTGGCAAGCGGCTGCCGCACACTGCTGGCGCGTCGGCGAGTCTAGCGGGGCCGGGGATCAAGCGCAAGTCCAAAGGCAACCCCTGACGAGGTCATGGCCGCGCCGCCGCGCCAGTGCTTCAACCGGTCTCTTTTGCGGCTGGTTTCATCATAGAGTTAACAATCCGTGTTCATGACCCTCTCGACCTTGCCGGTCAAAAAATCGTTGCTGGCCCTGCTGCTGCTGGTTTTGCTTGGCTGTGCCCGTCCCGTGGCCGAATTGCCGGCACCCGTGGAGCCTCCCCGGCCCCGAGTGCAGCTGCCCCCGGCCGATACCCGGCCGGCGCGGGCCTGGTCGCATTACCTGCGGGCGCGGCTGGAGGCGGATCTGGGGCGCCCGCAGGTGGCTCTCGATGCCTTGCAGCAGAGCCTGAATATTGATCCCGATGCCGTGCCGCTGTATCTGGCGGTGGCCAGCCTGTATCTGGAGATGGAACAGCCGTTGCTGGCGCGCCAGGCGCTGCAGCAGGCCTTGCGGCGTGATCCGGCCGATCGCGATGCCCGGCTGTTGCAGGCCGACATGCTCTATAGCGAGGGCCGTATCGATGAGGCCCTGGATGCCTTTGAACAGCTGGCGGCCATTGATGAGCGGCCGAGCGAACTGTGGCTTTACAGCGCCCGCCTGGCAGCATCGGAGGGGCGTTTTCAGCGTGCGGCCAAGGCTCTTGAAACCTTGCTGGAGCTGGAACCGTTGTCGGCCGAAGGCCTGCTGGAACTGGCCCGGGTGCAGCAGCTGCTCCGTCAGACCACGACGGCCATGCGAACCTACGAGACCCTTATCGCCATCAATCCCTTTCTGCCGGAGCCCTATTTGGAACTTGGCCGCCTGCTCGAACGTCAAAGACGTTTCGATGCTGCCCGGACCCTCTATCTGCAGGCGGCTCGTGTGCTGCCGGAGTTGCGGCCGCGCTTTGACCGGCTGCGACTGATGCTGCTGCTGCAGCAACAGCGTTACGACGCTGCCCTGCTGCTGGTGGAGGAATTGCTGGCGCAGCAGCCAGCGGACCTGTTGCTGTGGCGCCAGCTGGCCGCGCTGCACTGGTGGTCGGGGCGGCCTCAGCAGGCGCTCCACAGCCTGGAGCAGGCCCTGGCCCAGGATCCGCACAACCCCGATCTGCATTATGACGCGGCCCTGTTTCTGACCGCCCTGGGGCAGCGACGCCAGGCCCGTGACCGACTGCTGCAGGTGCTGCGGTTGAAGCCCGATCATGCCGCGGCCCTGAACCACCTGGCTTTTTTCTATGCCGAGGCGGGCGAGGCCCTGGATGAGGCCCTCAAACTGGCTCGCCAGGCGGTGCAACTGGACGACCGAGCCGCCCATCTCGATACCCTGGGCTGGGTGCATTTCAGGCGCGGTGAACTCGACGAGGCGTTGCTCTATCTGGAGCAGGCCTACGAACAGCAGTCCGATGACAGCGATATTGTCACCCACCTGCTGGAGCTTTATCAACGGCTGGGCATGACCGATCAGGCACAGCGCTTGCGGCAGCGCCTGCGCCAGCTGCGACCGGCCGAACGCCTGCCGCGGCCCCATATCAACGACGAGGACGCATGATCCGGATTCTCCCTGTTCAATCCGCCCTGTGGCTGGGACTTGTGCTGTTGTTGTCTGCCTGTGCCCGGCCGCCACTGCCGCTGCCGGAAGCCGCCAGCCGGGCTCGCCAGCAGGCGGTGTGGCAGCGCCATCAGCAGATTGACAGTCTCCAGGCGCTGGCGACGGTGCGTTCGGAACGTGCTGGCAAACGCTGGCGTTCGACCCAGGCGCTGCATGTTCAGCGTCCTGGCCGCATCCGGCTGGAAGTGTTCCGGCTGTTGGGCCAGCCGGTGCTCGATTTGGCCGTTGATGGCGCCTTCATGGAGGTTTGCGTGCCGTCGCAGCAGGCCTGCTACAACGGTCTGTCCAGTCGTGAGCGGATTGACCGCTTCACCGGGGTGCCGCTGGCCGCGCCGGATCTGGTGGCGTTGCTGCTGGGCCAGCTGCCCCGTGCCGTTGTCGCCCTGGGCAAGCCCCGCTGGCAGGCGGACGGCCTCTGGTGGCTGACCGCCGATGGACCGCGTTACCGGGTGGTGCTGTCGGATAGCGCGCTGGAGCGCATCGAATGTTATCAGGGTGAACAGCTGCTCTACCAGGTGGACTACAGCGCGCCAGATGCCGCTGATGGTTTTCCGCGTCGGATCGTCATGCTGATGCCCGATCGCCAGTTGCGGCTGGAGCTGAAGCTGGAAGAGGTGCGCCTCAATCCGTCGTTGCCGGCGGCGCTGTTTCGTTTGCAGGTGCCGTCTGGCAGTGAGCTGCTGCCGCTGGAGCTGCTTCAATGAGATGGTTACGCTTGCCGCTTCAGCTGGTTCGGTTGGTTGCCGTGCTGTCGTTGCTGATGGGCTGCCGGGCCGAGGAGCTGTCGCCGGCGGCAGAGGGTGCTGCCGTGCCGGCCTACGGTGATACCCTGATCATGGGCACCATCGGTGACGCCAGCAATCTGCTGCCCCCGCTGGCGTCGGATGCTTCGTCGACCGCGATCACCTCGCTGGTCTACAATGGTCTGGTGCGCTACGACAAGGATCTGCAGATTGAGGGCGATCTGGCGCAGTCGTGGGATATCTCCGCTGATGGCCGCGAAATCACCTTTCATCTGCGGCGCGATGTGCGCTGGCATGATGGCGCGCCCTTCACCTCGGCCGATGTTCTGTTCACCTATCAGCTGATGATCGATCCCGCCACGCCGACGGCCTATGCCGAGCAGTATCGCCAGGTCAGTAAGGCTGAAGCTCCCGATCCCTATACCTTCCGGGTGCGTTACGACAAGCCCCTGGCGGCCGCTCTGCCGAGCTGGGCGCTAGATATCTGTCCGAAGCATCTGCTTGAAGGGCAGGATGTCACCACCAGCCCGCTGTGCCGTGCGCCGGTGGGTACCGGGCCGTTCCGCTTTGTCAGCTGGCAGCCGGGTGAAATGATTGTGCTGGAACGTAACGAGGACTATTACGAGGGGGCGGCCTACCTCCGGCGGGTGCTCTATCGCGTGATTCCCGATTCGACCACCATGTTTCTTGAACTGCAGTCCGGCGGCCTTGATACCATGGGGCTGACACCGCTGCAGTTCGCTCGCCAGACCGAAACACCGGCCTTTGGTCGCCGCTTCAACAAATACCGCTATCCCGCTTTTGCCTATACCTATCTGGGTTACAATCTGCGCAAGCCGCTGTTTCAGGACAAACGGGTGCGGCAGGCCATATCCCATGCCATCGACAAGCAGGAGCTGATCGATGGCGTGCTGCTGGGCCTGGGGCAGCCGGCCAACGGTCCCTATGTGCCGGGCAGTTGGCCACACAATCCGCAGGTGAAGGACTATGCCTTCGATCCCGCGCGAGCTGCCGCTCTGCTGGAGGAGGCCGGCTGGATTGACCGGGACGGCGATGGTGTGCGCGAGCGTGACGGTAAGCCGCTGCGTTTTGTCATCCTGACCAACCAGGGCAACGATCAGCGCATCAAGGCCGGCGAGATCATTCAGCGGCGCCTGGCCGAGGTCGGCATGGATGTGCGTCTGCGGGTGATCGAATGGGCCTCATTCTTGAAAGAATTCATCTATCCGGGTAAGTTCGATGCCACCTTGCTGGGTTGGACCGTGCCCATTGATCCCGATGGCTACAATGTCTGGCATTCGAGCAAGACCGGGCCGGGCGAGCTCAATATCATCGGCTTCAACAACGCCCGGGTCGATGCGCTGCTGGAACAGGGCCGCCGCAGCCTGGATCAAGACCGGCGCCAACAGATCTACTGGCAACTGCAGGAGATTCTGGCGGAGGAGGTGCCCTACACCTTTTTGTTTGTCCCCGACAGCCTGCCGGTCGTGGCGCGCCGTTTTCATGGGATTGAACAGGCCCCGGCGGGTATCCAGCACAACCTGATCCGCTGGTTTGTGCCGCAGGCACAGCAGCGCTATCTGCGCTGAAAATCGCCCAGGGCAGGGAGAGAGCGATGTTGTTTTATCTGACCAGACGCCTGTTGCTGATGGTGCCGCTGCTGCTGGGGATCACGCTGATTTCCTTTGTGGTGATCCATCTGGCGCCGGGTGAGCCGACCGATCTGCAGACCGAGATGAATCCCGAAGCCGGCACCGAACTCAAGGAACGGCTGCGGGCGCAGTACGGCCTGGATCAGCCGTTGCTGGTACAATATGCGGTTTGGGTCAAGCGGCTGGTGCGGCTGGATTTCGGCACCTCCTTTTCCCAGGACCGCCGGCCGGTGTGGGATAAGATCGTCGAGCGCTTGCCGGTGACCATTCTGATCAATCTGCTGTCCATCGGGCTGATTTTGCTGGTGGCCATTCCGTTGGGTATTTTCTCGGCCCTGCGACGCCACCGTCTGTTTGATCGCCTGACCACGCTGCTGGTGTTTGTCGGTTTCGCCACGCCCTCGTTCTGGCTGTCACTGCTGCTGATGGATCATTTCGGGGTTTATCTTGGCTGGTTTCCGGTGTCCGGCATCAAGTCCCTCGGCCACGCCTATCTCGGTCCCGTTGAACAGTGGCTCGATGTGGCCCATCATCTGGTACTGCCGGTGCTGGTATCGGCGTTCGGTGGCCTGGCCGGGTTTTCACGTTACATGCGGTCGAATATGCTGGAGGTCATTGGCCAGGATTACATTCTCACGGCGCGGGCCAAGGGGCTGTCGGAACGGCTGGTGGTGCTGCGTCATGCCCTGCGCAATGCCCTGCTGCCGTTGATTACCCTGTTGGGCCTGTCAGTGCCTGGCCTGATCGGTGGCAGTGTGATTTTCGAGAGCATCTTTGCCATTCCCGGCATGGGCAAGCTGTTTTACGATGGCGTGATGATGCGCGATTATCCTCTGATCATGGGCATTCTGGTGATCGGTGCCTTTCTCACCCTGCTGGGCAATCTGCTGGCCGATGTCGGTTATGCCCTGGCCGATCCGCGCATTCGTCAGTCCTAAGCTCTGGCGCCGGTCCTTGCCGGGATGGGCGCTGGTACCATCGATGTACAAGGAGGAAAATCAATGGCCGTCGTTCAGATCAGCTGTACCCCCCTGGGGGAAGGACATGGCGGATTGTCACATTTTGTTGCCGGCTGCCTG
Protein-coding regions in this window:
- a CDS encoding c-type heme family protein, with amino-acid sequence MGLKSKLSLLVLTCYALFLLASGWVEYCKLEGIARHQILQQARDVKNLMMATRYVYHHQFLASGVDLTPATLGFLPAHALARISERFNQAQKSGLLFNNVSAMPRNPANQADPAEQQLIDYFRHHPQQTEYFERVDGANSYFQYAAPIWVEDYCLECHGEAALAPPTIRSRYSSGFGYRVGDLRGIISVRVPSRLTAQFVRAYLHQTLPLALLSGLLLFAFLALVLNRLVLRRLGSLLGVTRALREGDYQQRSRMTEQQGCDEIDRLGADIDRMASAIGEREAALRAVAQRLARGQRMARLAYWDYSATAGLRVSPQMLALFGLQCWPDDDLAALPGSQRRVSLRRLLRVVRPAERQRLYHHLRQARFSGTFTAIELPLELAGAAPRQVRIDAEVGGGETADLALAALHLSGTAQDVSEVFRAQQRIRELHAALEEQVNQRICALQQGNQQQQDFCLALAETLHRPLGVLSRQPAASPMEAAAALARLERLVADLHDYLELGHCSLHKQSCDLTALVEERLAASGLRQRAGLQLRLASLPPAQADPAALRRLWDVLFTLVTWRTATQPAVEIQIGSRSLEGETHYYLRDNGPAWPASGCEEASFFKPFACPALADHPAASGLELAIAWRIVQRHGGRLWYSNEDPQGASFAFTLPLGANQPDVVAVS
- a CDS encoding pyridoxal phosphate-dependent aminotransferase, with translation MAIAAKVSQCLEQSSWIRKMFEQGAQLRARLGEDRVFDFTIGNPAVEPPAAFHEALRQLANQPEPGMHRYMSNAGYDETRAAVADFLNQRSVRPLSAEQVVMTCGAGGALNVVLKTLLNPGDEVIILAPYFVEYKFYIDNHGGVPRVVNCLADSFLPDLTAIEQAIGPNTKAIILNSPNNPTGVIYPQTSLDALEALLQRKGEELNRTLYVISDEPYARLAYDGTEVPCVFNSIRNAILVTSHSKDLALPGERIGYLAANPAMEEVDQFIAGAVFCNRVLGFVNAPALMQRLVAGLQHESVDIAAYQEKRDLLYNELTALGFSMVKPQGGFYLFPRSPLADDVAFVEQAQQHNILLVPGKGFGAPGYFRIAYCIDRAVIERSLPAWRDLAAELGCSRRA
- a CDS encoding tetratricopeptide repeat protein, producing MTLSTLPVKKSLLALLLLVLLGCARPVAELPAPVEPPRPRVQLPPADTRPARAWSHYLRARLEADLGRPQVALDALQQSLNIDPDAVPLYLAVASLYLEMEQPLLARQALQQALRRDPADRDARLLQADMLYSEGRIDEALDAFEQLAAIDERPSELWLYSARLAASEGRFQRAAKALETLLELEPLSAEGLLELARVQQLLRQTTTAMRTYETLIAINPFLPEPYLELGRLLERQRRFDAARTLYLQAARVLPELRPRFDRLRLMLLLQQQRYDAALLLVEELLAQQPADLLLWRQLAALHWWSGRPQQALHSLEQALAQDPHNPDLHYDAALFLTALGQRRQARDRLLQVLRLKPDHAAALNHLAFFYAEAGEALDEALKLARQAVQLDDRAAHLDTLGWVHFRRGELDEALLYLEQAYEQQSDDSDIVTHLLELYQRLGMTDQAQRLRQRLRQLRPAERLPRPHINDEDA
- a CDS encoding DUF4292 domain-containing protein; this encodes MIRILPVQSALWLGLVLLLSACARPPLPLPEAASRARQQAVWQRHQQIDSLQALATVRSERAGKRWRSTQALHVQRPGRIRLEVFRLLGQPVLDLAVDGAFMEVCVPSQQACYNGLSSRERIDRFTGVPLAAPDLVALLLGQLPRAVVALGKPRWQADGLWWLTADGPRYRVVLSDSALERIECYQGEQLLYQVDYSAPDAADGFPRRIVMLMPDRQLRLELKLEEVRLNPSLPAALFRLQVPSGSELLPLELLQ
- a CDS encoding peptide-binding protein translates to MRWLRLPLQLVRLVAVLSLLMGCRAEELSPAAEGAAVPAYGDTLIMGTIGDASNLLPPLASDASSTAITSLVYNGLVRYDKDLQIEGDLAQSWDISADGREITFHLRRDVRWHDGAPFTSADVLFTYQLMIDPATPTAYAEQYRQVSKAEAPDPYTFRVRYDKPLAAALPSWALDICPKHLLEGQDVTTSPLCRAPVGTGPFRFVSWQPGEMIVLERNEDYYEGAAYLRRVLYRVIPDSTTMFLELQSGGLDTMGLTPLQFARQTETPAFGRRFNKYRYPAFAYTYLGYNLRKPLFQDKRVRQAISHAIDKQELIDGVLLGLGQPANGPYVPGSWPHNPQVKDYAFDPARAAALLEEAGWIDRDGDGVRERDGKPLRFVILTNQGNDQRIKAGEIIQRRLAEVGMDVRLRVIEWASFLKEFIYPGKFDATLLGWTVPIDPDGYNVWHSSKTGPGELNIIGFNNARVDALLEQGRRSLDQDRRQQIYWQLQEILAEEVPYTFLFVPDSLPVVARRFHGIEQAPAGIQHNLIRWFVPQAQQRYLR
- a CDS encoding ABC transporter permease; this translates as MLFYLTRRLLLMVPLLLGITLISFVVIHLAPGEPTDLQTEMNPEAGTELKERLRAQYGLDQPLLVQYAVWVKRLVRLDFGTSFSQDRRPVWDKIVERLPVTILINLLSIGLILLVAIPLGIFSALRRHRLFDRLTTLLVFVGFATPSFWLSLLLMDHFGVYLGWFPVSGIKSLGHAYLGPVEQWLDVAHHLVLPVLVSAFGGLAGFSRYMRSNMLEVIGQDYILTARAKGLSERLVVLRHALRNALLPLITLLGLSVPGLIGGSVIFESIFAIPGMGKLFYDGVMMRDYPLIMGILVIGAFLTLLGNLLADVGYALADPRIRQS